A stretch of Brassica rapa cultivar Chiifu-401-42 chromosome A08, CAAS_Brap_v3.01, whole genome shotgun sequence DNA encodes these proteins:
- the LOC103833744 gene encoding heparanase-like protein 3: MGCRQISVIVLFLWVFQFADKTVVSSAVEEKGTVFVYGRAAVGTVDEDFICATLDWWPPQKCDYGTCAWDHASILNLDLNNTIFQNAIREFAPLKIRIGGTLQDLVIYETPDQKQPCLPFTQNTSLLFGYTQGCLPMRRWNQLNDFFSKTGAKVIFGLNALSGRSIQSNGEAVGAWDYTNAESFIQYIVQNNHTVDGWELGNELCGSGVGTRVAASQYATDTIALRDIVNRVYKDVSPMPLVIGPGGFFDAAWFTEYLSKTENSLNATTRHIYDLGPGVDQHLIEKILNPSYLDQEAITFRSLKNIINNSSTKAVAWVGEAGGAYNSGRNLVSNAFVYSFWYLDQLGMASVYDTKTYCRQSLIGGNYGLLNTTNFTPNPDYYSALIWRRLMGRNALFTTFSGTKKIRSYTHCARQSKGITVLLMNLDNTTTVVANVELNNTYKLRHRKTSQKIARTSQMPWVSNGETQREEYHLTAKDANLHSQTMLLNGHALQVNSIGDIPPLEPIHVNSTDPITIAPYSIVFVHMPNVVVPACA, encoded by the exons ATGGGTTGCCGTCAAATATCAGTGATAGTTTTATTCCTTTGGGTGTTCCAGTTTGCAGACAAGACCGTCGTAAGCTCGGCCGTAGAAGAGAAAGGAACGGTGTTTGTGTACGGAAGAGCGGCCGTGGGAACAGTAGACGAAGACTTCATCTGCGCCACTTTGGATTGGTGGCCACCTCAGAAATGTGACTACGGAACTTGTGCTTGGGACCATGCTTCGATTCTTAACCTG GACCTGAATAACACTATTTTTCAGAATGCAATCAGAG aatttgCTCCATTGAAAATAAGAATAGGAGGAACATTACAAGACTTGGTGATATATGAGACACCAGATCAGAAACAGCCTTGTCTTCCTTTCACCCAAAACACTTCCCTTCTCTTTGGCTACACACAAGGATGTCTGCCCATGCGCCGATGGAACCAGCTTAATGACTTCTTTAGCAAAACCGG AGCTAAAGTCATCTTCGGGCTGAATGCACTCTCTGGTCGGAGCATACAATCTAATGGCGAAGCCGTAGGAGCCTGGGATTACACCAATGCTGAATCATTCATCCAATATATAGTACAGAACAACCACACGGTCGATGGTTGGGAGCTCG GCAATGAGCTGTGTGGAAGTGGTGTTGGTACAAGAGTTGCAGCAAGTCAGTATGCTACGGACACCATAGCTCTTCGAGACATTGTGAACCGGGTTTATAAGGATGTGAGTCCCATGCCACTGGTGATAGGCCCTGGTGGTTTCTTTGACGCTGCTTGGTTCACAGAATACTTGAGCAAAACTGAAAACTCTCTCAATGCCACCACTCGTCACATCTACGACCTCGGTCCAG GAGTGGACCAGCATCTGATAGAAAAGATTCTAAACCCTTCGTACCTGGACCAAGAGGCAATAACGTTCCGCAGCCTAAAGAACATAATTAACAACTCCTCAACAAAGGCTGTGGCATGGGTTGGTGAGGCTGGTGGCGCTTACAACAGCGGTCGTAATCTTGTCTCTAATGCGTTCGTTTATAGTTTCTG GTACCTGGACCAGCTTGGTATGGCATCAGTTTATGATACAAAAACTTATTGTAGACAGTCTCTGATCGGAGGAAACTATGGTCTGCTAAATACTACTAATTTCACTCCCAATCCTGACTATTACAG TGCTCTGATCTGGCGACGACTTATGGGAAGAAATGCATTGTTCACAACCTTTTCCGGAACCAAAAAGATACGTTCATACACCCATTGTGCAAGACAATCG AAAGGGATCACAGTGTTACTGATGAACCTGGACAACACTACAACAGTTGTGGCGAACGTAGAGCTAAATAACACTTACAAACTAAGACACAGGAAGACGTCTCAGAAAATAGCAAGGACTTCCCAGATGCCTTGGGTCTCTAATGGTGAAACCCAAAGAGAAGAGTACCATTTGACAGCAAAGGACGCAAATTTACACAGCCAGACTATGCTACTCAACGGTCATGCACTGCAGGTTAACTCGATAGGTGACATACCTCCACTGGAACCGATACATGTAAACTCAACAGATCCAATAACAATAGCTCCATATTCTATTGTGTTTGTGCATATGCCCAACGTTGTTGTACCTGCATGTGCTTAG
- the LOC103833746 gene encoding bifunctional purple acid phosphatase 26 isoform X1 — MQCIIIEIISPSTLLWWYQSITSPSPPPRLFLNHVERVMIRGMEIHHLLVVVVSVLLSLVLQGEGGITSSYVRSEWPAVDIPLDHKVFKVPKGYNAPQQVHITQGDYDGKAVIVSWVTPDEPGSSTVHYGAVQGKYDFVAKGTFSNYTFYKYKSGYTHHCLLSGLEYNTKYYYKIESGESSREFWFVTPPHVHPDASYKFGIIGDLGQTFNSLSTLEHYMRSGAQAVLFLGDLSYADRYQYNDVGVRWDTWGRFVEPSTAYQPWLWSAGNHEVDYMPYMGEVTPFKNYLERYTTPYLASKSSNPLWYAVRRASAHIIVLSSYSPFVKYTPQWRWLDAEFKRVDREKTPWLIVLMHSPIYNSNEAHFKEGESMRAAFEEWFVEYRVDVVFAGHVHAYERSYRVSNVRYNVSSGDRFPVPDTSAPVYITVGDGGNQEGLAGRFMEPQPDYSAFREASYGHSTLDIKNRTHAVYHWNRNDDGKKVATDEFVLYNQYWGKNIRRRKLKKHYIKSVVVDWIAS, encoded by the exons ATGCAGTGCATCATCATCGAGATCATCTCTCCTTCAACTTTACTTTGGTGGTATCAATCAATCACTTCCCCCTCCCCCCCACCTCGACTTTTTCTCAATCAC GTAGAACGAGTGATGATTCGGGGTATGGAGATTCATCATTTGCTGGTGGTGGTAGTCTCTGTGTTGTTGAGCTTAGTTTTACAAGGAGAAGGCGGGATCACAAGTAGCTATGTCCGGTCCGAATGGCCCGCCGTTGATATTCCACTCGACCACAAAGTTTTCAAAGTCCCTAAAGGCTACAACGCTCCACAACAA gtACATATAACACAAGGTGATTATGATGGAAAGGCAGTTATCGTCTCTTGGGTGACTCCTGATGAGCCTGGCTCCAGCACAGTCCATTACGGCGCCGTCCAGGGCAAATACGACTTTGTGGCTAAAGGCACTTTCTCAAACTACACTTTCTACAAATACAAGTCTGGCTACACCCATCACTGCCTTCTCTCTGGCCTTGAG TATAATACAAAGTACTATTACAAGATTGAAAGTGGTGAATCTTCTAGGGAGTTTTGGTTTGTTACACCACCCCATGTACATCCAGATGCATCTTACAAGTTTGGTATCATAG GCGACCTGGGCCAAACGTTCAACTCCTTGTCCACGTTGGAACACTACATGCGGAGTGGAGCTCAGGCCGTCTTATTCCTTGGAGATCTCTCTTACGCTGACAGATATCAATATAACGATGTTGGTGTCAGATgggatacttggggccgtttcGTGGAGCCCAGTACCGCTTATCAACCCTGGCTCTGGTCTGCAGGCAATCACGAAGTCGATTACATGCCATACATG GGGGAAGTGACACCTTTCAAGAATTACCTTGAGCGTTACACTACGCCATACTTGGCTTCAAAAAGTAGCAATCCTCTCTGGTATGCTGTTAGGCGTGCCTCCGCGCATATCATTGTCCTCTCCAGTTATTCTCCTTTTG TGAAGTATACCCCGCAGTGGAGATGGCTTGATGCAGAGTTCAAAAGAGTTGACAGGGAGAAAACTCCTTGGCTAATTGTTCTGATGCATTCCCCTATTTACAACAGTAATGAAGCACACTTCAAGGAGGGTGAAAGCATGCGAGCAGCTTTTGAGGAATGGTTTGTCGAATACAGAGTTGATGTAGTCTTTGCTGGACATGTTCATGCCTACGAGAGATCG TACCGAGTATCAAATGTGCGGTATAATGTGTCAAGTGGAGATCGTTTCCCGGTTCCTGATACGTCAGCTCCTGTTTATATCACAGTTGGAGACGGAGGAAATCAAGAAGGTCTTGCGGGAAG GTTTATGGAACCACAGCCAGATTATTCTGCATTTAGAGAAGCTAGCTACGGGCACTCCACTCTGGACATAAAAAACCGAACACATGCGGTATACCACTGGAACCGCAATGATGATGGGAAGAAAGTAGCAACAGATGAGTTTGTGTTATACAACCAGTACTG GGGAAAGAACATTAGACGGAGAAAGTTGAAGAAGCATTATATCAAGAGTGTTGTGGTTGACTGGATTGCCAGTTGA
- the LOC103833746 gene encoding bifunctional purple acid phosphatase 26 isoform X2 — protein MIRGMEIHHLLVVVVSVLLSLVLQGEGGITSSYVRSEWPAVDIPLDHKVFKVPKGYNAPQQVHITQGDYDGKAVIVSWVTPDEPGSSTVHYGAVQGKYDFVAKGTFSNYTFYKYKSGYTHHCLLSGLEYNTKYYYKIESGESSREFWFVTPPHVHPDASYKFGIIGDLGQTFNSLSTLEHYMRSGAQAVLFLGDLSYADRYQYNDVGVRWDTWGRFVEPSTAYQPWLWSAGNHEVDYMPYMGEVTPFKNYLERYTTPYLASKSSNPLWYAVRRASAHIIVLSSYSPFVKYTPQWRWLDAEFKRVDREKTPWLIVLMHSPIYNSNEAHFKEGESMRAAFEEWFVEYRVDVVFAGHVHAYERSYRVSNVRYNVSSGDRFPVPDTSAPVYITVGDGGNQEGLAGRFMEPQPDYSAFREASYGHSTLDIKNRTHAVYHWNRNDDGKKVATDEFVLYNQYWGKNIRRRKLKKHYIKSVVVDWIAS, from the exons ATGATTCGGGGTATGGAGATTCATCATTTGCTGGTGGTGGTAGTCTCTGTGTTGTTGAGCTTAGTTTTACAAGGAGAAGGCGGGATCACAAGTAGCTATGTCCGGTCCGAATGGCCCGCCGTTGATATTCCACTCGACCACAAAGTTTTCAAAGTCCCTAAAGGCTACAACGCTCCACAACAA gtACATATAACACAAGGTGATTATGATGGAAAGGCAGTTATCGTCTCTTGGGTGACTCCTGATGAGCCTGGCTCCAGCACAGTCCATTACGGCGCCGTCCAGGGCAAATACGACTTTGTGGCTAAAGGCACTTTCTCAAACTACACTTTCTACAAATACAAGTCTGGCTACACCCATCACTGCCTTCTCTCTGGCCTTGAG TATAATACAAAGTACTATTACAAGATTGAAAGTGGTGAATCTTCTAGGGAGTTTTGGTTTGTTACACCACCCCATGTACATCCAGATGCATCTTACAAGTTTGGTATCATAG GCGACCTGGGCCAAACGTTCAACTCCTTGTCCACGTTGGAACACTACATGCGGAGTGGAGCTCAGGCCGTCTTATTCCTTGGAGATCTCTCTTACGCTGACAGATATCAATATAACGATGTTGGTGTCAGATgggatacttggggccgtttcGTGGAGCCCAGTACCGCTTATCAACCCTGGCTCTGGTCTGCAGGCAATCACGAAGTCGATTACATGCCATACATG GGGGAAGTGACACCTTTCAAGAATTACCTTGAGCGTTACACTACGCCATACTTGGCTTCAAAAAGTAGCAATCCTCTCTGGTATGCTGTTAGGCGTGCCTCCGCGCATATCATTGTCCTCTCCAGTTATTCTCCTTTTG TGAAGTATACCCCGCAGTGGAGATGGCTTGATGCAGAGTTCAAAAGAGTTGACAGGGAGAAAACTCCTTGGCTAATTGTTCTGATGCATTCCCCTATTTACAACAGTAATGAAGCACACTTCAAGGAGGGTGAAAGCATGCGAGCAGCTTTTGAGGAATGGTTTGTCGAATACAGAGTTGATGTAGTCTTTGCTGGACATGTTCATGCCTACGAGAGATCG TACCGAGTATCAAATGTGCGGTATAATGTGTCAAGTGGAGATCGTTTCCCGGTTCCTGATACGTCAGCTCCTGTTTATATCACAGTTGGAGACGGAGGAAATCAAGAAGGTCTTGCGGGAAG GTTTATGGAACCACAGCCAGATTATTCTGCATTTAGAGAAGCTAGCTACGGGCACTCCACTCTGGACATAAAAAACCGAACACATGCGGTATACCACTGGAACCGCAATGATGATGGGAAGAAAGTAGCAACAGATGAGTTTGTGTTATACAACCAGTACTG GGGAAAGAACATTAGACGGAGAAAGTTGAAGAAGCATTATATCAAGAGTGTTGTGGTTGACTGGATTGCCAGTTGA